A part of Cryptococcus neoformans var. neoformans JEC21 chromosome 4 sequence genomic DNA contains:
- a CDS encoding alkylbase DNA N-glycosylase, putative, with protein MPPSTHPQSRSKPLLNMDSDPASWLNFSLPPRARSGAGVPGSGVPGPPRRSRKGGEGWRGGVLSREKYLNASFKFVLKPSEALSYGAHFADPDISLHWPNILQILVPTFSALSVAQGYVSEPHAEGGYTSHDLEEMGEEAAERRRRMEEEKRGRMCPICLGKPVAGRMTKCGHIFCFPCILHYIQLSDIPKSAKCPICGDMVQSNALKSVKYLDAEAMLESSTHATSDAFEASLEEAKRLDSGDRHDKRHRLHMRLIQRPQMTTLALPSSSTWPSDAVPPHTAPWYFLPDIITYSRYMLATPEYMGKELEREMKELGGEWELLRGDELGRVFVKAAMDKVERQMIKVKEELETELVRRSERKGREAWSSAIGGDKKEKEQQKERERKEQERMKREKQQDIGAVPVEFLANQQTTFDNSANINIPPNLPVEPNPMPPMPRDKKSRRRLNPVPPPQSVPPAPSYYFYQSSLGANVFLHPLDIRMLLAHYGSYNLFPSSMTFETTGYDPGTINDDLRKRCKYLSHLPLGSEIVFVETNLAELVSSTILAQFEQPLKARRQKRRDKVRKEDRAKQKWEKAERSKTAEELQSVRSVPSAFVRGGVEEDRELELALARSAVEFEQNFPVAYPQPGIASSPPRSGSWGQTPIQTQSESQQDQQRSFATALHQRYDPSLSRSRREVDPEVDALWQQFESTDVHLEPSMGANAGAGTGAGVRESERGNGRKKKEKGKKLILGGGGRRA; from the exons ATGCCACCCTCAACCCATCCTCAATCTCGCTCCAAACCTCTCCTCAACATGGACTCCGACCCGGCGTCATGGCTGAActtctctcttccgccACGCGCAAGATCAGGCGCGGGTGTCCCCGGCTCTGGCGTCCCTGGTCCACCACGCAGGAGCAGGAAAGGTGGCGAGGGCTGGCGAGGTGGGGTATTGAGTAGAGAAAAGTACCTCAATGCTTCATTCAAGTTTGTCTTAAAACCGAGCGAGGCGTTGTCTTATGGAGCGCATTTCGCTGATCCAGATAT ATCGTTACACTGGCCCAACATCTTGCAGATACTTGTCCCGACGTTCAGCGCGCTGTCAGTAGCTCAAGGGTATGTATCCGAGCCGCATGCTGAAGGTGGTTATACATCACATgatttggaggagatgggcgaggaagcagcagagcggcggcggcggatggaggaggagaagcggGGGAGGATGTGCCCTATTTGCTTGGGCAAACCAGTGGCAgggaggatgacgaagtGTGGACAT ATCTTCTGCTTTCCCTGTATTCTACACTACATCCAACTCTCTGACATTCCGAAATCTGCGAAATGTCCGATATGTGGAGATATGGTCCAGTCAAATGCGCTCAAGAGTGTAAAGTATCTCGACGCAGAGGCAATGTTAGAGTCTTCCACGCATGCCACCAGTGACGCCTTCGAAGCTTCACTcgaagaagccaaaaggCTCGATTCGGGAGATCGTCATGACAAACGACATCGACTTCACATGCGCTTGATTCAACGTCCCCAGATGACTACTCTTGCtttgccttcctcttcgaccTGGCCTTCCGACGCTGTACCCCCGCACACCGCACCGTGGTATTTCTTGCCCGATATTATCACTTATAGCCGGTACATGCTGGCTACACCTGAGTATATGGGCAAGGAACTAGAACGGGAGATGAAAGAGTTGGGGGGAGAGTGGGAACTGCTAAGAGGGGATGAGCTGGGAAGGGTGTTTGTCAAGGCTGCGATGGACAAGGTTGAGCGGCAGATGATcaaggtgaaagaagagcttgagaCGGAGTTGGTTAGAAGGTctgagagaaaaggaagagaggcgTGGAGTTCGGCGATCGGCGGGGAtaagaaagagaaagagcaacagaaggagagggaaaggaaagagcaaGAACGGATGAAGCGAGAGAAACAGCAAGACATTGGAGCGGTCCCTGTGGAATTCCTTGCGAACCAACAAACTACATTTGATAACTCTGCCAATATAAATATCCCTCCAAATCTCCCTGTCGAACCGAACCCGATGCCACCCATGCCTCGAGATAAAAAATCTCGTCGCCGACTTAACCCTGTTCCACCTCCTCAGTCTGTCCCTCCTGCTCCGTCATACTACTTTTATCAATCCTCCCTTGGCGCAAATGTATTCTTACATCCACTCGACATCCGCATGTTGCTCGCCCACTATGGATCATAcaatctctttccttccagcATGACCTTTGAAACAACGGGCTATGATCCTGGGACGATTAACGACGATCTCCGTAAACGGTGCAAATAcctctctcatcttcctctcggCTCCGAAATTGTCTTTGTTGAAACCAATCTGGCCGAACTTGTCTCCTCTACCATCCTGGCCCAATTCGAGCAACCTCTCAAAGCGCGTAGACAAAAACGCAGAGACAAGGTGCGAAAGGAAGATCGGGCAAAACAAAAATGGGAAAAGGCCGAACGGTCAAAAACGGCAGAGGAGCTACAGAGTGTCAGGAGCGTACCGAGCGCGTTTGTGCGCGGtggggtggaagaggataggGAGTTGGAATTGGCGTTGGCAAGGTCGGCGGTGGAGTTTGAGCAAAATTTCCCGGTGGCGTACCCCCAACCTGGGATAGCGTCTTCCCCACCTCGATCGGGGTCTTGGGGTCAGACTCCAATCCAAACCCAGAGCGAGAGCCAGCAAGACCAACAGAGGAGTTTTGCAACAGCCCTTCATCAGAGGTACGACCCTTCTCTCTCGAGGTCGAGGAGGGAAGTCGATCCCGAGGTGGATGCGTTGTGGCAGCAGTTTGAGTCGACGGATGTGCATTTGGAGCCGAGTATGGGTGCGAATGCCGGCGCGGGTACC
- a CDS encoding carboxypeptidase D, putative: protein MWSKVVTTALLAIALGSVIEAASDPSALRGRGPAALAAKEAKKEAPANNASNSDASKMEKCRALLERHPKRKFYNNRTSEFLIESLPEVPFDLGEVYSGLIPIDYNNQSEALFFVFQPKLGEDSDDLTIWLNGGPGCSSLEGWFQENGLWTWQPGTYAPVINPYSWVNLTNMLWVEQPIGTGFSIGTPKATTEEEIAQDFIKWFKNFQDTFGIKNFKIYVTGESYAGRYVPYIGAAMLDAQDKTYYNLSGALMYDPTIGESVFVQEQITTYPFVEANANLFNFNKTTMAELKDLHEFCGYKEYIERYLTFPPTENQPPLFFDYYDFDNITCAIFDIVNNMALRINPCFDIYEINLMCPLLWDVLGMPTQLSYAPGGIYFNRSDVKAAIHAPEHIDWTACATRAVFVGGIEQGPQGRGDLSLDPIQKVLPQVIEATNRVLISNGDYDMVIITNGTLLAIQNMTWNGYLGFQSPPSEDIFIDIVDTQWSSIFESNGFDGYPGPQGVMGIQHYERGLMWAETFQSGHMQPQYQPRSSYRHLQWLLRHVDRL from the exons ATGTGGTCCAAAGTAGTAACGACTGCTTTGTTGGCTATCGCTCTGGGTTCGGTCATCGAAGCCGCCAGTGATCCCTCCGCTCTGCGTGGTCGAGGACCAGCCGCTCTTGCCGCAAAAGAGGCTAAAAAGGAGGCTCCCGCTAACAACGCGTCGAATAGTGACGCGTCGAAAATGGAAAAATGCCGTGCACTCCTGGAGAGGCACCCAAAAAGGAAGTTTTACAACAACAGAACTTCCG AATTCCTCATCGAATCACTTCCTGAGGTCCCATTCGACCTTGGTGAGGTTTACAGCGGCCTCATACCTATCGATTACAACAACCAGTCGGAAGCCCTTTTCTTCGTTTTCCAGCCGAAATTGGGAGAAGACTCCGATGATCTCACAATTTGGCTCAACGGTGGTCCCGGATGTAGCTCTCTAGAGGGATGGTTCCAAGAGAACGGTTTATGGACTTGGCAACCTGGAACGTATGCGCCTGTTATCAACCCCTACTCATGGGTAAATTTGACCAACATGCTCTG GGTAGAGCAACCTATTGGCACTGGGTTCTCAATCGGTACGCCTAAGGCTacgacagaagaagagattgcCCAGGACTTTATCAAATGGTTCAAGAACTTCCAGGATACCTTTGGAATCAAAAATTTTAAAATTTATGTCACAGGAGAATCATATGCAGGTCGCTATGTACCCTATATCGGCGCGGCAATGTTGGACGCGCAAGACAAAACATATTACAATCTTTCTG GGGCCCTTATGTACGACCCTACTATCGGCGAATCTGTCTTTGTGCAAGAACAGATCACTACTTATCCTTTTGTCGAAGCCAATGCCAACCTTTTCAACTTTAACAAAACTACCATGGCTGAATTGAAAGATCTTCACGAGTTCTGCGGCTACAAGGAATATATCGAGAGGTACCTTACGTTTCCTCCGACTGAAAACCAGCCGCCTCTGTTTTTCGATTACTATGATTTCGATAACATAACGTGTGCCATCTTCGACATCGTCAATAATATGGCTTTACGGATCAACCCTTGTTTCGACATTTATGAAATT AATCTCATGTGCCCTCTCCTGTGGGACGTCCTCGGTATGCCTACTCAGCTCAGCTATGCCCCTGGTGGCATCTACTTCAACAGATCTGACGTTAAAGCCGCTATTCACGCTCCCGAACATATTGACTGGACTGCTTGTGCAACCAGGGCGGTCTTTGTTGGAGGCATAGAACAAGGACCTCAAGGTAGGGGTGACTTGTCATTGGATCCTATCCAAAAGGTCTTGCCTCAAGTTATCGAGGCTACGAATAGGGTCTTGATAAGTAATGGTGACTATG ATATGGTCATTATCACCAATGGCACCCTTCTTGCTATTCAGAATATGACTTGGAATGGATATCTTGGGTTCCAGTCACCCCCCTCGGAAGACATCTTTATCGATATTGTCGACACCCAGTGGTCATCTATCTTTGAGAGTAACGGCTTCGATGGATACCCCGGTCCTCAGGGTGTGATGGGCATTCAG CACTATGAGCGAGGTCTTATGTGGGCTGAAACTTTTCAATCAGGCCACATGCAGCCTCAATACCAACCGCGATCTTCTTATAGGCACCTGCAGTGGCTCCTTCGTCATGTAGACAGACTCTAA
- a CDS encoding protein-binding protein, putative has product MPIRYISQKLAQQIDVELMSASGAFSLDQLMELAGLSCAQALAKSFPPTKHKHVMVACGPGNQGGDGLVAARHLHHFSYTPTVYLPKPSSKDFLQRLVKQCENLNIPILKDVDAFQTELAKSDVILDAIFGFSFQPPLRKPFDQVLKAIKGVSKKIPIVSVDIPSGWSVTDGPQPLWTEEDDKGGKEMIETFEPEVLVSLTAPKEGVKAFKGQHWLGGRFVPDELGKKHELNIPPYEGIDQVVELPRNH; this is encoded by the exons ATGCCTATCAGATACATTAGTCAGAAACTCGCTCAGCAA ATCGATGTGGAGCTCATGTCAGCTTCTGGAGCCTTCTCCCTTGATCAG TTGATGGAGCTTGCTGGTCTCTCATGTGCGCAGGCTTTGGCGAAGAGTTTTCCGCCCACGAAACATAAGCATGTGATGGTTGCTTGTGGGCCTGGTAATCAG GGTGGAGACGGCCTCGTAGCGGCTCGACATTTGCACCATTTCTCATATACCCCAACCGTCTACCTCCCTAAACCCTCTTCCAAAGACTTTCTCCAACGCCTTGTCAAACAGTGCGAAAACCTCAATATCCCAATCCTCAAAGACGTTGACGCCTTTCAAACCGAACTCGCTAAATCCGACGTCATTCTCGACGCCATTTTTGGATTCTCCTTCCAGCCGCCATTGAGGAAGCCTTTTGATCAAGTGTTGAAAGCGATCAAAGGTGTATCAAAAAAGATCCCGATAGTTTCGGTGGATATTCCCTCGGGATGGTCGGTGACGGATGGTCCGCAGCCGCTTTggacggaggaggatgataagggggggaaggagatgatagAGACATTTGAGCCGGAGGTGCTTGTAAGTTTGACGGCGCCGAAAGAGGGAGTGAAAGCGTTTAAAGGGCAGCATTGGCTTGGAGGAAGGTTTGTTCCAGA CGAGCTGGGCAAGAAGCACGAGCTTAATATTCCACCTTACGAAGGGATCGATCAAGTTGTCGAGCTTCCTCGTAATCACTGA
- a CDS encoding glutathione transferase, putative: MMSSADAPPCDALARRPPVTVESFAMTGWHGSVAACFNPFLHLPCLIPLYSTMPHQITLHHLDLSRSDRIFWTLEELNLPYDVRVHFRLPTRSAPPSLHKVSPLGRAPALILDDKLLTESAYIIHTLLSLPEVQQAAQKGEIDVQVENTNDDVFWSHFAEASMMNLLQGMATVGATSQGWLSGKVPGLPEMSEDEKKGIQKYSSWLQDGYFRPNIQSTIDFAENFLAKQDAPFFSGTSKPGEGDFMMFFAINSFLGGSRADMGFKVGPNLKKWYDTVLSRPAGKKALKRLKQEEESAKAKI; encoded by the exons ATGATGTCATCAGCAGATGCTCCACCGTGTGACGCACTCGCCCGTCGGCCCCCGGTAACTGTCGAGTCGTTTGCGATGACGGGGTGGCATGGCTCAGTTGCAGCGTGTTTCAATCCATTCCTACATTTACCTTGTCTCATCCCATTATATTCCACAATGCCTCACCAAATcaccctccaccacctcgaCCTCTCCCGCTCAGACAGGATCT TCTGGACTCTCGAGGAACTCAACCTCCCATACGACGTTCGAGTCCACTTCCGTCTCCCCACTCGCtcagctcctccttcccttcatAAAGTGTCCCCTCTTGGCCGCGCCCCAGCCTTGATTCTTGACGACAAGCTCCTCACCGAATCAGCATATATCATTCacactctcctctctcttcccgaGGTCCAGCAAGCCGCTCAAAAGGGAGAGATTGATGTTCAGGTAGAGAACACTAATGATGATGTGTTTTGGAGCCATTTCGCAGAAGCGAGTATGATGAATCTCTTACAAGGGATGGCGACTGTTGGTGCGACATCCCAAGGGTGGTTGTCGGGGAAAGTACCTGGGTTGCCGGAGATGtcagaggatgagaagaaggggatcCAAAAATACTCTTCTTGGCTCCAA GATGGGTACTTCCGACCTAACATTCAGTCTACTATCGACTTT GCAGAGAATTTCCTCGCCAAACAAGATgctccattcttctccgGTACCTCCAAGCCCGGAGAGGGCGAT TTCATGATGTTCTTCGCCAtcaactccttcctcgGTGGGTCGCGAGCTGATATGGGATTCAAAGTCGGTCCCAACTTGAAGAAATGGTACGACACTGTACTTTCCAG GCCCGCAGGGAAGAAAGCTTTGAAAAGATTGaagcaggaggaagaaagtgCCAAGGCGAAAATCTAA